The segment TTGCAGACAGTGCTATTAAGTCCTGTGAAATATCACCTGGTCTGTTTCCTTCCCCAATAATATATCCTTCGAATGTTGTCCCTACAAAGTCAAAGATATGTTGAAACTGCTGAATCATTGGTAAGCCTTTGATAGATGGTTGATCTCCACCCACTGCAATGACATATGCTTTTTTTGAAGCCATTATAGACTTGAAATCAGGATAATTTGGATCTTTTAAAGTCTGTGACCAACGATCAATAAAGTTCTTCATTGTGCCTGTCATGCTATACCAATAAATTGGGGTTGAAAAAATAAGAATATCATGTGGAAGGTTACGATTAATGATGGAATTATAATCATCATTGACTTCAGAAAAACCTTCCTCTGCATGTCGCTTATCAATTATAGGTTCAATTAAATAATCCTTTAAATATACTTCTTCTACATCTAAACCTTGGATGGCTAACTTTGTTAACGTTTCTGTGTTTCCGTTTAGACGGTTTCCACCGTAAATAACTGCTATTGTCATGTGAATTAACTCCTTTTCCTTGAAATCTTCTACTATTGTTCTTCTGATATTAATATCTTATAATAAGTTGATAAATCGATACAGACGATTATTTCGATTAAATAAATCGGAATAACCGATTTAAAAGAGGTTGATATAAATGGATATTAAACAGTTGATTACATTTAAACATGCTGCAGAAAATCTGAACTTTACCCAAACTGCAAAAATATTGAATTTTGCTCAATCAAGTGTTACTGCTCAAATCAAATCTCTTGAAGATGAGATTGGGAAACCTTTATTTGAGCGTTTAGGTAAACGACTGATTTTAACAGAAGCTGGACATCAATTTAAAAGATATGCAGAAAAAATGATTAATTTAAGCCAAGAAGCCATTACAGCTGCAAACGGAGAGGAAGAATTAACTGGTACGTTAACAATAGGGGCGCAGGAGAGTCAGTGTACTTATCGATTACCACTAATCCTTAAAGAGTTCAAGGCTGCCTTCCCAAAAGTAAAGCTAGTATTTAAACCTGCACATTCTGATGAAATGGCGAGAAAGCAGCTAATGGAAGGTTTATTAGATATTGCTTTTATTATGGATGAAAGCAAACCTGACGGATCGTTAAAGGTAGAGCGACTTATCAAAGAAGAGTTAAAATTAGTTACCTCACCAAACCAATCTAAATCAGACTTTTCAATAGATGATCTGAAACATGAAACTCTTTTACTTACAGAAGCTGGATGTTCTTATCGAAATATATTTGAAGAATCTCTAAATTCACTTGGAATATATTCATTAGATAAAATTGAATTTGCTAGTATAGAGGCCATTAAACAGTGTGTAGTTGCAGGATTAGGAGTGGCACTACTGCCTGAAATGGTAGTTAAAAAAGATATTGAAGAGGGGCGAATGAAGGAATTGCCGTGGAAGTCTTCCATACCTCCACTTTATACTCAAATTGCTTGGCATAAAGATAAATGGATAACACCACCTTTAGCTGAATTTATAAGCTTAACTCGTAAGATGTTCCAGTCAGTATAAATTAAGTTCTTCAACAATCGGGCGCGATTATGAAGCAACACAGGTAGAAAATAATCAAACTTTTTATAAAACCCACACTTAATTTTATTAGAAAAGAATCCATTTTGAACAATCATTTTTTCAAAAATGGATTCTTTTCATTTATCGTCAAATGTAGTTTATGGGACATTTTTAAACAAACTTTATTTTAAAGCTACATCTATTTCAGAAACTTTTCGAATTGGTCAATACCCCATCTTTCTTGATTTTCAGCTACATATTGTTCAACTGCAATAAAACGGTTCACTAATTCCTCATTAGAAAGCTACATATACTTCTTTCTTACGTTATTTAAGTCCCGTTCTGGAGCTTTGTCCCCCATGAAACGTAGCTCTAACAATTTAAGCAAGTAGCCATTATGAATCATTTGTTTTCGACTTATCAATGTCATACTCAATTTTTAAAAACTTCAGTCCGAAAATTTTCATTTCATGTATAGCGGTTAATTGTGTTTCTGTAGTTGCCTGAATTGTAAAATGTTCAGAAAGAGGCAGTTCAAATATAAATTTACGAAGAGCTAAATAAATCCCCGCATCACCTGCAGCTTGAGTCGTTAAATGAAGCTTGCCGTCTTCCACATGCAAATCTAAAATGCCAATCATCGTAGAAAAAGGAAGTGGTAACGCGATGTTCATATATGTATGATCCGTCGTATGCTTCGAATAAATGGCTGTGAAAACTGTTTTCTCATCAATTGTTCGGATCCATGCTCTTGGCTTTTCTCTGCCATCCAATGTCGCATCTACTATAACAATTTTGCCAGTCATCTCTATCTTTTTACTTGAAAGCGGTAAATTAATTTGTTGAGTGAGCGTACTTATTCCTTTATAAAACAAAGCAAATGGCCAAAACCACGGTTGCCACCTTACCCTTGCAAAAAGTCGATATTCATTCGTATGTTCATAAAAATGAGTAATTGCTTTATGCATCTGCTCAGTGCTTACAAAATCATTCATATCATCCACTA is part of the Solibacillus sp. FSL K6-1523 genome and harbors:
- a CDS encoding flavodoxin family protein, producing the protein MTIAVIYGGNRLNGNTETLTKLAIQGLDVEEVYLKDYLIEPIIDKRHAEEGFSEVNDDYNSIINRNLPHDILIFSTPIYWYSMTGTMKNFIDRWSQTLKDPNYPDFKSIMASKKAYVIAVGGDQPSIKGLPMIQQFQHIFDFVGTTFEGYIIGEGNRPGDISQDLIALSATEQLRKEIQ
- a CDS encoding LysR family transcriptional regulator, with product MDIKQLITFKHAAENLNFTQTAKILNFAQSSVTAQIKSLEDEIGKPLFERLGKRLILTEAGHQFKRYAEKMINLSQEAITAANGEEELTGTLTIGAQESQCTYRLPLILKEFKAAFPKVKLVFKPAHSDEMARKQLMEGLLDIAFIMDESKPDGSLKVERLIKEELKLVTSPNQSKSDFSIDDLKHETLLLTEAGCSYRNIFEESLNSLGIYSLDKIEFASIEAIKQCVVAGLGVALLPEMVVKKDIEEGRMKELPWKSSIPPLYTQIAWHKDKWITPPLAEFISLTRKMFQSV